Proteins from one Sporichthya brevicatena genomic window:
- a CDS encoding helix-turn-helix transcriptional regulator — MTDGPRADGPARGRRAEVLRALADATEPLTVFDVAAELGVHANTVRWHLDALLEQGRVEQVRPDRCGPGRPPVLYRAVPKMDPAGPRNYHFLAAALVTGLAAGPDPAGQALAAGRAQGRALAAADGGAVRRSPVSRLVDLLDELGFAPERRREGGHTQIGLRNCPFLELAEPGSTVVCSLHLGVMQGALEGWGADVTADQLEPFVAPDLCLARLTKLA; from the coding sequence ATGACGGACGGGCCTCGCGCGGACGGACCGGCGCGGGGCCGCCGGGCGGAGGTGCTGCGGGCCCTGGCGGACGCGACCGAACCACTGACGGTCTTCGATGTCGCGGCGGAGCTCGGGGTCCACGCCAACACCGTGCGGTGGCACCTGGACGCGCTGCTGGAGCAGGGACGCGTCGAGCAGGTGCGGCCCGATCGGTGCGGTCCGGGGCGGCCGCCGGTGCTGTACCGGGCGGTGCCGAAGATGGACCCGGCCGGCCCGCGGAACTACCACTTCCTGGCGGCGGCGCTGGTGACCGGGCTCGCGGCCGGCCCGGACCCGGCCGGGCAGGCGCTGGCAGCCGGTCGGGCGCAGGGTCGCGCGCTCGCGGCCGCGGACGGGGGAGCGGTGCGGCGGAGTCCGGTCAGCCGGTTGGTCGACCTGCTCGACGAGCTCGGCTTCGCTCCCGAGCGCCGACGGGAGGGTGGGCACACGCAGATCGGCCTGCGGAACTGCCCGTTCCTCGAACTCGCGGAGCCGGGGTCGACGGTGGTGTGCTCGCTGCATCTCGGGGTGATGCAGGGGGCGCTCGAGGGGTGGGGCGCGGACGTGACGGCCGATCAACTGGAGCCGTTCGTCGCCCCGGACCTGTGCCTGGCCCGGCTGACGAAGCTGGCTTAG
- the fdxA gene encoding ferredoxin has translation MTYVIGEPCVDVTDRSCIEECPVDCIYEGARALYIHPDECVDCGACEPVCPVEAIYYEDDLPEAWRPHLADNEAFFAQTLPGMEGPLGSPGGAAKLGRLGIDAPLVASLPPREESESA, from the coding sequence ATGACCTACGTGATCGGTGAGCCGTGCGTCGACGTGACGGACCGGTCGTGCATCGAGGAATGCCCGGTCGACTGCATCTACGAGGGCGCGCGGGCCCTCTACATCCACCCGGACGAGTGCGTCGACTGCGGCGCCTGCGAGCCGGTCTGCCCGGTCGAGGCTATCTACTACGAGGACGACCTCCCCGAGGCCTGGCGTCCCCACCTCGCCGACAACGAGGCCTTCTTCGCCCAGACCCTGCCGGGGATGGAGGGCCCCCTCGGCTCCCCGGGTGGTGCCGCCAAACTCGGCCGGCTCGGCATCGACGCCCCGCTCGTCGCGTCCCTCCCGCCGCGGGAGGAGTCCGAGAGCGCCTGA
- a CDS encoding ferredoxin codes for MSKPFVRVNRARCQGVQMCIAWAPGAFEAGPDGLAIFRPDGEWTLEQLEEAVENCPTETLTLVLDGDEETS; via the coding sequence GTGTCCAAGCCGTTCGTCCGGGTCAACCGCGCCCGGTGCCAGGGGGTGCAGATGTGCATCGCATGGGCGCCCGGAGCCTTCGAGGCCGGGCCCGACGGGCTGGCGATCTTCCGCCCGGACGGGGAGTGGACGCTCGAACAGCTCGAGGAAGCGGTCGAGAACTGCCCCACCGAGACTTTGACTCTGGTCCTGGACGGGGACGAGGAGACGAGCTAA
- a CDS encoding flavodoxin family protein, with product MTSTLRALVLCCTLKSGDAESSSEKLGREVLVALADHDVDGEVVRVADQNVKFGVSTDEGDGDGWPTIRRKVLDSDIVVIATPIWMGQPSAVAKMTLERLDAELSETDDQGRPTMYNKVAVAAVVGNEDGAHHCCAEVMQALNDVGFTVPAAGGTYWVGEAMQKTDYVDAGPKPETTGAATKTLAANAAHLARLLRDSPYPKS from the coding sequence ATGACGTCGACCCTTCGCGCCCTGGTGCTGTGCTGCACGCTGAAGTCCGGCGACGCCGAGTCGAGCTCGGAGAAGCTCGGCCGGGAGGTGCTGGTCGCGCTCGCCGATCACGACGTCGACGGTGAGGTGGTGCGCGTCGCCGACCAGAACGTGAAGTTCGGTGTCAGCACCGACGAGGGCGACGGCGACGGCTGGCCCACCATCCGACGCAAGGTGCTCGACTCCGACATCGTGGTGATCGCGACACCCATCTGGATGGGTCAGCCCTCCGCGGTCGCCAAGATGACGCTGGAGCGGCTGGACGCCGAGCTGTCCGAGACCGACGACCAGGGCCGGCCGACGATGTACAACAAGGTCGCCGTCGCCGCGGTCGTCGGCAACGAGGACGGCGCCCACCACTGCTGCGCCGAGGTGATGCAGGCACTCAACGACGTCGGCTTCACCGTCCCCGCCGCGGGCGGCACCTACTGGGTGGGCGAGGCGATGCAGAAGACCGACTACGTCGACGCCGGCCCGAAACCCGAGACCACCGGCGCCGCGACCAAGACCCTCGCCGCCAACGCCGCCCACCTCGCCCGGCTGCTCCGCGACTCCCCGTACCCGAAGAGCTGA